One genomic segment of Balaenoptera musculus isolate JJ_BM4_2016_0621 chromosome 11, mBalMus1.pri.v3, whole genome shotgun sequence includes these proteins:
- the TAP2 gene encoding antigen peptide transporter 2, with translation MRLPDLRPWAFLLLADSALLWLLQASLGALLPRGLPGLWLEGTLRLGGLWWLLRLGGLLGFVGALLPPLCLVTPLFLSLRALVPGTLSAPPARAASAPWSWLLLGYGAAGLSWGVWAVLSPPGAPEREQGQKNNRALMWRLLKLSWPDLPFLGVAFFFLAVAVLGETLIPYYSGRVIDILGGDFDPDAFASAIFFMCLFSVGSSLSAGCRGSTFTYIMSRINLRIRELLFSSLLCQDLAFFQETKTGELNSRLSSDTKLMSDWLPLNANVLSRSLVKVLGLYSFMLNLSPRLTLLSLLEVPLVIAAEKMYSVRHQAVLQEIQDAVAKAGQVVREAVGGLQTVRSFGAEEQEVRRYKEALDRCRQLWWRRDLEWAVYVLLRRMLHLAMQVLLLRRGLQQILAGDLTRGGLLSFLLYREDVGDHMQTLVYMFGDMLSNVGAAEKVFCYLDRKPNLPPAGTLAPPTLQALVKFQNVSFVYSSRPDQPVLKGLTFTLHPGQMTALVGPNGSGKSTVAALLQNLYQPTEGQVLLDGKPISQYEHRYLHQQVVLVGQEPVLFSGSVRDNITYGLKGCSDEKVLAAARAARVEEFIKEMKHGLDTEVGEKGNQLAVGQKQRLAIARALVRDPQVLILDEATSALDVECEQALQDWKAHEGRTVLMITHRLHTVLSADQILVLRQGELQEHVQLMEGQDLYSLLVQQSRRTETPEMLEPSQGHLSDPE, from the exons ATGCGGCTCCCTGACCTGAGACCCTGGGCCTTCCTGCTGCTGGCCGACTCGGCGTTACTCTGGCTGCTGCAGGCGAGCCTGGGGGCTCTGCTTCCCCGCGGGCTTCCAGGCCTGTGGCTAGAGGGCACCTTGCGACTGGGAGGGCTCTGGTGGCTGCTGAGGCTGGGAGGGCTGCTGGGGTTTGTGGGAGCACTGCTGCCCCCCCTCTGCCTGGTGACCCCTCTGTTTCTCTCCCTGAGGGCCCTGGTCCCAGGGACCTTGAGTGCTCCCCCAGCCAGGGCGGCTTCAGCCCCTTGGAGCTGGCTGCTGCTGGGGTACGGGGCGGCCGGGCTGAGCTGGGGCGTGTGGGCTGTGCTGAGCCCTCCAGGAGCCCCGGAGAGGGAGCAGGGCCAGAAGAACAACAGAGCCTTGATGTGGAGGTTGCTGAAGCTCTCCTGGCCAGACCTGCCTTTCCTGGGTGTGGCCTTCTTCTTCCTCGCTGTTGCCGTGTTGG GTGAGACATTAATCCCTTACTATTCCGGTCGTGTGATTGACATCCTGGGAGGTGATTTTGATCCTGATGCCTTTGCCAGCGCCAtctttttcatgtgtctcttctCCGTTGGGAG CTCACTGTCCGCAGGCTGCCGAGGAAGCACCTTCACCTACATCATGTCCAGAATCAACCTACGGATCCGGGAGctgcttttctcctccctcctgtgccAGGACCTTGCTTTCTTCCAGGAGACTAAGACAG GGGAGCTGAATTCCCGGCTGAGCTCGGATACCAAACTGATGAGTGATTGGCTTCCTCTTAATGCCAACGTGCTGTCTCGAAGCCTGGTGAAAGTGCTGGGACTTTACAGCTTCATGCTCAACCTGTCACCTCGACTCACCCTCCTTTCTCTGCTTGAGGTGCCTCTAGTGATAGCGGCTGAAAAGATGTACAGTGTTCGCCATCAG GCAGTCCTTCAGGAGATCCAGGATGCTGTGGCGAAAGCAGGACAGGTGGTACGTGAGGCAGTTGGAGGGCTGCAGACTGTGCGCAGTTTTGGGGCGGAGGAGCAAGAGGTCCGTCGCTATAAGGAGGCTCTTGACCGATGCCGGCAGCTGTGGTGGCGACGAGATCTGGAATGGGCCGTCTACGTGCTCTTAAGGAGG aTGCTGCACTTGGCAATGCAGGTGCTGTTGCTGAGACGTGGGCTGCAGCAGATCCTGGCTGGGGACCTCACCCGGGGCGGGCTGCTCTCCTTTCTGCTCTACCGGGAGGACGTGGGCGACCACATGCAA ACCCTGGTGTACATGTTTGGGGACATGCTGAGCAACGTGGGGGCTGCAGAGAAGGTGTTCTGCTACCTGGACCGAAAGCCAAATCTGCCTCCAGCTGGGACACTGGCCCCGCCCACTCTGCAGGCCCTGGTGAAATTCCAAAACGTCTCCTTTGTGTATTCCAGTCGCCCTGACCAGCCTGTGCTCAAG GGTCTGACATTCACCCTGCATCCTGGGCAGATGACCGCACTGGTGGGGCCCAATGGATCTGGAAAGAGCACAGTAGCTGCCCTGCTGCAGAATCTGTACCAGCCCACCGAGGGGCAGGTGCTGCTGGACGGGAAGCCCATCTCCCAGTATGAGCACCGCTACCTACACCaacag GTGGTTTTGGTCGGGCAGGAGCCTGTGCTGTTCTCGGGTTCGGTGAGGGACAACATCACTTATGGGCTGAAGGGCTGCAGTGATGAGAAGGTGCTGGCTGCTGCACGGGCGGCCAGAGTGGAGGAGTTCATAAAGGAAATGAAGCACGGACTCGATACag AGGTGGGGGAGAAAGGGAACCAGTTGGCTGTGGGACAGAAGCAACGTCTGGCCATCGCCCGGGCCCTTGTGCGGGACCCCCAGGTCCTCATCCTGGATGAAGCCACCAGTGCCCTGGACGTGGAGTGTGAGCAGGCT CTGCAGGACTGGAAAGCTCACGAGGGCCGAACAGTGCTGATGATCACCCACAGGCTGCACACGGTTCTGAGCGCCGACCAGATCCTGGTGCTGAGGCAGGGGGAGCTGCAGGAGCACGTGCAGCTCATGGAGGGGCAGGACCTCTACTCCCTCCTGGTGCAGCAGAGCAGGAGGACTGAGACCCCAGAGATGCTGGAGCCTTCTCAGGGCCATCTCAGTGACCCAGAGTAG